The genome window GGGTCATTATTCGACAATCGACTTCTTTACATAGGTCGATCAGCTGAGACGCATGAAGCGTCCACGCAAACCAGCACCAGGGGAGTGCTGTGGAAGCGGTTGCACCCGCTGTGTGTGGGATACCTACTACGATGAGCTCGCCAGATTTGAGGAGTTCATAGCAGGTGGGggtgacgaagaggagggcacGCAATCCtcagaagaggaagaaatTGTTAATTATATCGGTACGGTTGTGGTGAAGTACATTGATCCACCAACTTCGTCAGTTTCAACCACAAGGTTTCCCGATGAGTGGGAGAGAGCCGAGATGAAAGCACGGGGGTTCTTTCCCATTGACAGAATCGAGCTAGTGAGCTGTAGCACACCTTCGTTTTCTCCAGCTGATCCTGGCATCAGCATTATCAACCTCTTTACATCTGCAAAAGGCAAGGCAATGCTACCGGGTGATGTAGTGGAGGTGCTTGTGACTAACAGTCACGGTACACAGGATGCCAATGATGTTGAAAGACTGTGCAAGGCGCTTCACCTGGATCCATGTGCATGGTGTGAGCTACATCGCTCGCCGTTTGTGCCGGAAGACAACTTTCCCCCATGGCTTCCTTTGCAAAAGCCACTGATGCTTGGGCAGCTTCTTTCTGTCTATGTCGATATAAGTAGTAGTAGCTACCTGTTGCAACATAGCTTTTTTGCGAGTCTTTTGCGAGTTTACAACGACTCCAAGTCTTCCTCTGCATCTTCGACTTCAACCACCCCGTCACCCGACCCAGAGAAGGTACGACTTCTTGAGGCTTGTGCGTTTTCTGAGATAGGTCCCCAGCTTCTGCGCTCACTGTCAAGAAGCAACGCACCGCTTTGCTACCCTTCTCTTGTCGACGTACTTGAAGCCTTTTCCTTTGTCAATATTCCACTTGACCGTGTCCTTGAGATCAGTGGACCGCTCCAGACACGCAAGTATAGCCTGGCAAACTGGATTCCTGCAACATTTCCGCCAAGTCCACTTCAGCTGTGTATGAGGGAGGTGTGCGCTCAACGCTCTGCAAATGTGCCTGCTGCTACCACCGTCAGTGCAGACGCTCTGCAGGTTGCAGACATGTTCAACAGGGTTGCTCAGGAAGCCTCCGGGGACGACAGCAACTTCTTTTTTGGACACACGTCTCATCCACTCTGTTGTGCAGCGCGCTCTATGACAAGGAATCCAGCTGCCTCGAGTCCCAGAGGCGTGTATATCAGCTTTTCTCTGTTTGGAAACTCTCTGTTTGCTCAGCAGCTCCAGGCTGGATGCACAGCTCTGTGCAACCCTGCTCACACCAAGAGCTTACACAGCGGACTTTTCCTTATCGGGTGTGGTACAGGGATTGCTCCTTTAATTGCAGCTGTCACGCAGCTGATGCTTCGTCGCGCCTCTTCAGTGGCTGGGAGTGCCCCCTTTTCGTGTTGGGTGTTCTACGGAGTGCGCTCAAAGGCGGAGCTGTTGTATGATGAAACCCTCAAAGAAGCATTGCGAACAGGAGCGATTGCCAAGTACGAGTATGCTCTTTCGCGGGAGGACGACAGAGGGAAGCACGGCATGTATGTGACGGACCTTGTGAAGCGGAACCGTCTAATGGTCACGGATGCCCTGCAAAGCGCGGGCCAGGTATTCGTCTGTGGTCCGGCAAAGGCTCTTCAATCTGTCCGGGAGCTGGTCAAATGCGACCTGCTCGCCGAGCCAGACGATGATGACAGTGTGCAGGAGCAACGGCTGTTGCTTCTGGAGGATCAAGGGCGGTTGAACTTCAACATATGGAGCACTGGAAACATATTTGAGTGATGGGTATGTTTCCTTCGCCGTGTACGATAAACTACATGAGTGAACAATCAAGAAACGAAAGATTAGACAAAGCAGTGGGACCTTGGGTGAGTTAGTATTCCTCTACATGGATCTTGCCGAGGTCTTCGGCACAATGCTCAGTGCATACGCCTCTAATTGAGAGTGAACCGGGAATGAATGTTTCATTTTTGCTACGCACAGCTTCCCCACTTTTGACGCTGCACTCTTTCTCGCTGATACGGAGCCCGTTCCTCGTATGTGTACAGGCCATGGCTGTCGCGCTGGTGAAGCCACTGGGGTCTGCAAACCTGCATCATAGAAACGACGCATCACCAAGGTTACTATTTATCGAGATGATCGCGAGCGAGGTGCAGGACGACGACCGGTGACACTGACTTGAGCGAGGTGCTCAAAGGCGTGCAGCACGACCTTGGCGGGAAGTACGCGTACGTTTTCCTCACAGTACAATACCATAGCGAACAGCAAGAAGGCCAGTGTTGGCGATATCGCACACAACTATCCCATCGCCAGCTTATATGGGACTGAAGGGCTGATTCTCGTCGTCGAAAACACCTTTTTGGCGAGCACGTTATGAAGGCCGCTGACCCGTCGACACCAGTATTTGAGCCGTTGAGGGTGTACTGGCGGTCTTCCGCGGAAGAAGGAAGAGCTGCTTCGCATGTGCTACAGTACGATGCGCATCTACGCAGGCTTGTCCGGGGTGGGCTTCACCGCAGCATTCAGCCAGGCGTTGACGGGCACAGACATGAGTTGCGACGCTTTTGCAGGCTGCTATCACGATTACATTTTCGTCTCTGTGTGGCAAGCAAGGCGATAGCGATGAGTGCATCTAAGTAGGCTTTCCGCTGGATCTTCCTGGCGACATCATCGACCACCTCGATGTCTTGCTCTTCTTTTGTGTGGCGCTCAGGCACACAAATAAACAAACAgctctctgctgcttcttctcttgcaTTCTTCAAGAGCTTCTCTGCACGTCAGCAGTGCACTCAAATGGGCAGCTTTCGTTCTGTTTTATATGCAGCGAcatgtgctgctgcaacaaagaaaaaaggcgcCCAGGCACTGCTGAGGTGCCATTCTTGGAGTCTTCTTCTAGcattcctctctccccattGTGCTTCCGTCTTCACGTTTTTCGAAGCTGAGTCGAGGGATCGACAGCAGTGACTAGACACGCATCACAATCTCATTCTTGCAAGGTAAGGATGCCACAAGACACGTACTTTCGCCGTGCCATTGATTGGATGTACGGAGATGATGCCTACCTTCAAAACTTGCCAACGAAGGATTTGGGCAACAAACACATTAACGAGCTTCTTGGCCGGCACCCCTACCATCCATACGATCCCGATATGAAGGCTGACAATCCTTGCTACAAGTTCAACACACTCTTTCACGAGTGCATGGAGGCGGATCACGTGAATGGGTATGAGCTTTATCAGAAGCATGTGGCCTGCTACTTCCCATACAAGGTAGATTTGATGAAGTGCATCGCCACAGAGAAGCGGCGCCATCGCATGGAGATGGAGGCTCTAGAAGCCAAAGGTCCGAAAAGCTGACCCATGGCCGCAATACGCGTTCTGTCACGCATACTAACACCCTTCCTATTCACAAGTTTGTTGAGTGGAAGAAAAATACCATCGGCCCCACTAAAGGGTGATCGGGGTCGCTGCGCAGTTGTCCTTTTCATCAAACGAAAAGGACAAAAAAGTCAGCTTCACCGTGGTTAAAAGTGGATCTTGGCAGATCCCTGCTGGTAGAGATGAGTTACTTGAGCATCTATGCGGCACCATGCCAATGGGCGTGATGCGAGTGGTGCGCTTAGACGAGACAGATGCACTCTTCTGTGCCAAGAGGAGCGCTCGACTGTCTTGTCTCGTATGTGCCTTCTACGCCATCTTCAAATatttgcttctctcccttgtcTACGCTTTTGCGATGCTGCGCATGTGCTCCGCTCCCGCCCCTCAGATAGCAACTGCTGGGACGCAGCTTGTAAGTAGagctttctttttcctttgacGTTGAGGCTGGCAGTGGCGTGTGTGGCGCTTTACTTCACTGCAAGCGGCTCTAATAACGCAGAGTGACTTTCTGGTATGCACCACGTCTGGTTAGAATATTTTGGGTTCTGTTAATTCTTGCACACGCAAGAAACGCTATTGAAAGCAAAAGGGAATCGACTAGTCACACCAGGTGCTTTTTTTCACCTCTGGCACGGGGCTCACGGGATGTCTGTCGATACCCATCAACACCACCTCGAAGAAACATTACACGCAGCTGGGTGAGTCCCCCCGAGGTCCTTCTCACACGCCTAGGCGGATCAGATGGGGGCACGAAGCGGGAAAGAGACTTCACAGACGTCAAATCGGTCGCAAGCGGTGTGTGCTTTGTGCGGCGCGAAAGCGATACGTAAGTCATCATGGCAGACGGGCAGCAGCTTCGTCTTAGAGGAGTGTAGCCGCTGTCATTTTCCTTGCTGCGATATGTGCTACGTTTGGCGCCGATATGGGTCTAATTTTTCAACCTACGATTACGAgaaagacgctgctgctcagtATGCGCCAGTGTGTCGGCGGTGCGTAGTAGAGCCGAATCTGGTCGCCCACGCACCACGGTGTGTTTGGAAGCTGATTTTCGAGTACTGTGACGCGACGGCGAAGCAtcgtctgctgcagctgtgccatGCCACGCAGATGGGCGTTGTGCTGCCGTATCCTCACACGCGGTACGGATGGAGTACTTTTTTCGAAGGTAGGTGTTTCATCTCCAAAGGTGCCAATGGTGAGGTTTATCGCACAATGGTGCGTCGAGACATTACGAAGAAGCTTGCACGGTCTCTAATTAACGTGCTGGATGCAAAGGTGCTAGCCGATCTTGCTGGTTGCACTGTGGCTGTGAAGGCGATCCGAAAGTCGACTGTTTTCTCCTTGAGGAGGTGGAAGCACATTCAACGGGAAGTGGATGCGCTGCGTAGATGCTACCACCGTCACGTCGTTCAGCTGCACTTTGTCGCGCAGGGCCCCAGTGAGGTTTATATTGTACTTCAGTACGTGCCCGGCGGAGACTTGTTTGACTGGCTGGTCCGTCAACAGATTCCAATGGAGTATGACGTGGTCGTCATCGCGCGCCAGCTTCTCGAAACGCTTCACTTTATGCACGAGGTTTGCGGGGTTGTGCATCGTGATATCAAGCCGGAGAACATCTTGCTACAGCCCATTGTAAATTCAAGTGTACAGAGGCAAGGGGATGGGTCTCTCAGCGCGGAGGGCGGGTGCGCTACGGGGCACGCCAGCGCGTCCGATGACTTGCACATACGCCTTGCCGACTTCGGGTACGCGAAGCTTCTTCCGAAAAGCGAGCCTGAAGACGCGTTCCTGTCGCCAGCACGGACGTCGGACACTCCTTTGCCGCCTGCACCCCCCGATGAGGTTGGTAACATGGGGCCTAGGTCGGAAAGTGTGCAGCGCACGGAGCCTCACGCGAACGCTCGCAGGCCGTTTCTCATTTCGTCCACCCCGTGTGGAACGCTCGGCTTCGCTGCCCCTGAGATTCTTTCCGCCTACAACGCACAGAAGAACGCTTGGCAGCGCCTTCGTTCAAGCCGGCAGTCTGCCGAGCTGATTGGAGACATAGCCAAGCCGCAAACGCCGGTAGATTTGGTGAAGCGTATGGACATCTTTGCGGCTGGCGTGACTATATGTATCCTCTTGACGGGGTGTGAGCCGTTTCCGTGTCTGTCGTCTAAAGAGCATATTGAGGCTGTGTACGAGGGTCTGGACTTTAGTGAACCTCAGTGGAGCTACGTGTCTCAGCCGGCCAAGAGCTTGCTACGCCGCATGCTTGCGCCAAGGGCGGCGGACCGTCCCTCTGCCTTTGAGTGCCTCAACTCACCTTGGATTAAGCACCATGCCCCGTACACCGACGCCACCtcagaggcggagggggacGATGAGAATGTTCATGGGAAGAGGCTCAATCACAGCGCGTCTGTGTGGCAGCTGCTCTCCACTTCGTTTCAGAACTCTGTCCACTCGCTGCGCAAGAGTGAGGGGTGGCTGTTCGTACAGGATGCACAGGGACTCGTGACAACGATTCCGCGTCAGCTTGTAAACGACATAGAGGCTGGTGAGCCCTTTTCTGAGGCGCTTCATTCCTCCAGCGGTCGCGAGCAGGCTTTCAGTGTCTACTAGAGGCTCTCGGCTTTTCTAATCTTGACTGTGCATTTTCATGTCAGTGCCTCTGTGTGGAAGCAATTCGTCCCCATTCTCCGAGGCCTAGTGCACATCCTCACATTCATGGCACATACGACCTTCTACAGAAGTACGAAGGCAGGGGTTCCTTCCTGCTTACTCTACCTCAGTTCTTAATACTGCTCTCAGCTTTGCTTTGATTTGCTTTCTTGCCCTCTCCATATTTTCAATTATTGTctgctttgttttttttttctctatCGCCCAGTACCGACGACTTCAAAAATGACCTCCCCCTCTTATCTAGTTTCCCCGACCTTATTTTGTCTGTTTTCTTGTTAGCACCGCCTTCCACGGCGCCAgactttttttctctctttccccacctTTTTCttgttgggggaggggatgtTGCTTTGGTTTGTTTCCATTCACCCTTTCTGAGTACCATTTCCCATGCTGCCTTCGACCGCTTATGTCTTCCTCACTGTTTTCTTGTGCCCATGTCTTTTATATCTCCAGGGATGAGACGAATTCGTCGTTCACAGCTCTTTCTCCGCTTTCCATTCTTTTGGAAATTGTTCCGCGAGGGGTTACCCAGTGAgtgtctttttttcttttcaatCCTCgactcgtgtgtgtgtgtgtttttttttttttgggagAGGGGTTTGACGGAGAGCACTGATGCTTCTAGtccttttcgctttcctCCCTTCACTCTTCGGTGCTCTTTTACATCCTAAAGGAAAAGGACCCGCACGCATTTTATCCGTCCTTCTGCTACCTCTATcgctttgttgttgttttgtcGCCATTGCGGTGACCAGTAGTAGAGAGCTGCTGATTTCCCTACAATGCCCCTGTACCACAGCCCCCTTCTTTACATGTTCTTGTgggctcttcctcctttaCCTTGATGACAGCGGTCACCGCAGTGCGTGACATTGGTGCCCAGTACCCCCAATCCGTGCGGGGAGGCCAAGAGGTCCCCATTCCTGCCAACGCCGAATCGCTTCTGGCGGCAACAGGCTCCAATGTCTGCGGCATGGGGAAGCCAGGCCAACGGATCTCTACTAACttcggcggtcaggtcgtgggtggcgttgcgtcgggTCGACCTGCGGCGCTGGGCACCCTTGCGGCATCCGtgcggtgggtggggtgtCGAGGCGGGTTGCGCATGTCTTAGGCGGCCCTCGCTGTCGGCTGATGTGGGTCCTGGGCGCCACCCCCGGGGGAGGCGCGGCGTGGCGAGCACGACCGTGAGTCCGCGGGTGTTGTTTGCGGccgggggcggggtgggggttcGGCCTCGTGTTCCGCGGCGGCGAATGAACACGCTGAGAGAAATGTCTGTTAGGCACACTATAGACGGCCTTGAAGATGTTTGAAATTGTTCTCTTTTGCCCCCATTCTGCGCACGAAGGGCTTCAGTGTTTGCCTATTCCTTCATTTCTGATGTGGAGTGGAGCCAACAGTGGCACGCAATTCATTCAGAACGGAGAATTACAGGTGCTTGTATGTGCTAGTCTGAGTAAACCCTCCCCCATCTGCTTCGAAGGCTCCTTTGGAGGAGAACAAGGTTTCTTATTTTTCCCGCTGCAGGCGCTTCCTTTTCTGAGAGTGAGCCCCAGTGTCTTTTTCAGAACGATCGTCAATTGGTCTCTGGAAGGCAAATGGAAATGTGTGAATACCGGAAGAAATCAGTCCCTTCCTCCTTAACACATCTGATCTCAGCTCCATTCATCGCTACAACTGCCGTTCCTTCATCTTTACGCGTTCCGCTCCTCTTCAAAAAGAGCGACCTAGTCAGAAGAACGAGTCTTACACAGAGAACCTGCAGGTGCTCTTCAGATTGAAGAAATCCCTAGAGCATCAAGGGGCATACACTTTCTCCATTCACCGTAGTTATCGAGGGCGCCCTCTGCATCATACACATAGACTGATAGACATCATATcacattttttttcttcctgaGGTGTGCTTCAGCTCCTATTTTGTTTTGCACCTTGACGCCATGGATCCGAATAGGTGTTCCCCAGAGAGCGCTGCGACAGATGAGCAACCACTTACTCTGCTGTGGGGGACGTGGGAGATGTGGTGCGACATCCCGCGCCGACAGCAAGGCCACGGCACAGAAAATTCCAACTGGCTGGAGCAGGTAAAGAGCATCGGCTTGTTCGACAGTGCCGAAGGCTTCTGGGGGATATTCAACTGCACTATCTTGCCATCGCAGCTTCCACCGAACAGCTCCTATTACCTTTTTCGAAAACACATTGCCCCAATGTGGGAGCACGAGGCGAACCGTCGGGGCGGAAAGTGGATCATTCCCTTTACCAGCAAGGCGTcagagggtgggggtgatTTGCAGCCCGTCGATGTGGCTTGGGAGACCCTGTGCCTCTCTGCGATTGGGGAGCTCTTTCCTggtgacgaggaggagatttGCGGCGTCACTGTGAGTCGCGGGAAGCAACGCGCCTTGCCCTCTGGCCACGTGGCGCCTCTGCTAAGTGAGTGGAAACTTTGTCTGTGGACTCGCCGTGCTGACGACAGGGTGTCGCAGATGGAGATTGCCGAGTACATCCGCAAGGAGCTGCGCCTAGGCCTCCTGTCGAAGGAGACGAGTAGAGATGGACGGAACGGCGAAATTGACACACCGATGGAGATGCCATGGTCCCCAGACCGTTCTCCAGCTGCCAAGACGCGAGAGGTCTCTGGGTTTCCATCAGCAATCACCTATATGGCACACCGGGACTTGATGGAGGCAAGGCTGGATTTTGTgaagggcggcagcagggTTGCTCCAACGTTCAGGCCCAAGTACACTCTTGCAATCGATGTGAGGGGGTGAAATCGTGTGATGCGACACCTTGGCCTGTCAACCTCAACGCGTGCTGCGTGTCAGTGATTCTCCCATCAGCGGCTGTTGTGTGTCTTTTTGACCCCGTCGTGGCACGCACGCCAATGCACCGCAACTTGCTGGACCATTGCCACGCCTCCTCGTTTCATTCGGCCATCAAGGAGGAAGATGTTTACCGCCCTTCACCTTCCGTTCACCTCATCTTTAGAAATCAGAGTATTTGTTTGCCACCTTGTATTCCTGGGCActcaaacacacacacacacacaccttcaGAAAAGGCAGAAAAGTGTCTTCACACGCGCGCCCCCTGCTCTCGTCCGGGGCGTGTGTGCTCACTTGCGAGCACGTTACAACCACGCCAGTCTCAATGAAGATAATACTCATTGGCCAAGTAGGCGCTCTCACTCGTCATGCCAATGGCTCTTTCTTAGGCTCGGTGGCACTTTCTCCATAACATAGTGAGTTCTCTGACACACAAGCGTGATGTGGCAAACACACATACCTGACTTGGAAGCGCTGACCCTTCTTCCATTCTGCCTCTTTTCCCCATGACTCATTCTTtccactccctcttcctccctcgtCCACACCTCCTTTCTTGTTTCGCTTGTCACATGCATGCACCGGTGGCTCAGTGGATATCAGACACCCCTCCTCAACTTCCTTCAAGGTagaaaacaaaggaaaaaggagcTCGGACTTTGAGCGCGGTCttgcttctccctttcccttgctttttcttc of Leishmania braziliensis MHOM/BR/75/M2904 complete genome, chromosome 19 contains these proteins:
- a CDS encoding oxidoreductase-like protein, coding for MKRPRKPAPGECCGSGCTRCVWDTYYDELARFEEFIAGGGDEEEGTQSSEEEEIVNYIGTVVVKYIDPPTSSVSTTRFPDEWERAEMKARGFFPIDRIELVSCSTPSFSPADPGISIINLFTSAKGKAMLPGDVVEVLVTNSHGTQDANDVERLCKALHLDPCAWCELHRSPFVPEDNFPPWLPLQKPLMLGQLLSVYVDISSSSYLLQHSFFASLLRVYNDSKSSSASSTSTTPSPDPEKVRLLEACAFSEIGPQLLRSLSRSNAPLCYPSLVDVLEAFSFVNIPLDRVLEISGPLQTRKYSLANWIPATFPPSPLQLCMREVCAQRSANVPAATTVSADALQVADMFNRVAQEASGDDSNFFFGHTSHPLCCAARSMTRNPAASSPRGVYISFSLFGNSLFAQQLQAGCTALCNPAHTKSLHSGLFLIGCGTGIAPLIAAVTQLMLRRASSVAGSAPFSCWVFYGVRSKAELLYDETLKEALRTGAIAKYEYALSREDDRGKHGMYVTDLVKRNRLMVTDALQSAGQVFVCGPAKALQSVRELVKCDLLAEPDDDDSVQEQRLLLLEDQGRLNFNIWSTGNIFE
- a CDS encoding putative protein kinase; the protein is MCYVWRRYGSNFSTYDYEKDAAAQYAPVCRRCVVEPNLVAHAPRCVWKLIFEYCDATAKHRLLQLCHATQMGVVLPYPHTRYGWSTFFEGRCFISKGANGEVYRTMVRRDITKKLARSLINVLDAKVLADLAGCTVAVKAIRKSTVFSLRRWKHIQREVDALRRCYHRHVVQLHFVAQGPSEVYIVLQYVPGGDLFDWLVRQQIPMEYDVVVIARQLLETLHFMHEVCGVVHRDIKPENILLQPIVNSSVQRQGDGSLSAEGGCATGHASASDDLHIRLADFGYAKLLPKSEPEDAFLSPARTSDTPLPPAPPDEVGNMGPRSESVQRTEPHANARRPFLISSTPCGTLGFAAPEILSAYNAQKNAWQRLRSSRQSAELIGDIAKPQTPVDLVKRMDIFAAGVTICILLTGCEPFPCLSSKEHIEAVYEGLDFSEPQWSYVSQPAKSLLRRMLAPRAADRPSAFECLNSPWIKHHAPYTDATSEAEGDDENVHGKRLNHSASVWQLLSTSFQNSVHSLRKSEGWLFVQDAQGLVTTIPRQLVNDIEAGEPFSEALHSSSGREQAFSVY
- a CDS encoding eukaryotic translation initiation factor-like translates to MDPNRCSPESAATDEQPLTLLWGTWEMWCDIPRRQQGHGTENSNWLEQVKSIGLFDSAEGFWGIFNCTILPSQLPPNSSYYLFRKHIAPMWEHEANRRGGKWIIPFTSKASEGGGDLQPVDVAWETLCLSAIGELFPGDEEEICGVTVSRGKQRALPSGHVAPLLSEWKLCLWTRRADDRVSQMEIAEYIRKELRLGLLSKETSRDGRNGEIDTPMEMPWSPDRSPAAKTREVSGFPSAITYMAHRDLMEARLDFVKGGSRVAPTFRPKYTLAIDVRG